In Caretta caretta isolate rCarCar2 chromosome 11, rCarCar1.hap1, whole genome shotgun sequence, the sequence cgttccctccctccctccgtgaaagcaaaggcagacaatcatttcgcgccttttttcctgagttacctgtgcagacgccataccacggcaagcatggagccagctcaggtaaccgtcaccctatgtctcctgggtgctggcagacgcggtacggctttgctgcacagtagcagcaacccattgccttctggcagcagacggtgcaatacgattggtagtcgtcctcgtcgtgtccgaggtgctcctggccacatcggctgggagcgcctgggcagacatgggcgcagggactaaatttggagtgacttgaccaggtcattctctttagtcctgcagtcagtcctattgaaccgtcttatggtgagcgggcaggcgatacggactgctagcagtcgtactgtaccatcttctgccaggcaggcaagagatgaggattgctagcagtcgtattgtaccatcttatgccaggcaggcaagagatgaagatggctagcagccatactgtaccatcttctgccgagcagccatgagatgtggatggcatgcagtccttctccaccgtctgctgccagccaaagatgtaaaagatagatggagtgggtcagaacaagaaatagaccagatttgttttgtactcatttgcctcctcccctgtctagatcacactgcagtcactcacagagaaggtgcagcgaggtaaatctagccatgtatcaatcagaggccaggctaacctccttgttccaataacaacgataacttaggtgcaccatttcttattggaaccctccgtgcagtcctgcctgaaatactccttgatgtacaggcacaccctttgttgattttagctccctgaagccaaccctgtaagccgtgtcgtcagtcgcccctccctccgtcagagcaacggcagacaatcgttccgcgccttttttctgtgcggacgccataccaaggcaagcatggaggccgctcagctcactttggcaattaggagcacattaaccaccacacgcattatccagcagtatatgcagcaccagaacatggcaacgcgataccgggcgaggaggcgacgtcagcgcagtcccgtgagtgatcaggacatggacacagatttctctgaaagcatgggccctgacaatgcatgcatcatgatgctaatggggcaggttcatgctgtggaacgccgattctgggctcgggaaacaagcacagactggtgggaccgcatagtgttgcaggtctgggacgattcccagtggctgcgaaactttcgcatgcgtaggggcactttcatggaactttgtgacttgctttcccctgccctgaagcgcatgaataccaagatgagagcagccctcacagttgagaagcgagtggcgatagccctgtggaagcttgcaacaccagacagctaccggtcagttgggaattaatttggagtgggcaaatctactgtgggggctgctgtgatgcaagtagcccacgcaatcaaagatctgctgatatcaagggtagtgaccctgggaaatgtgcaggtcatagtggatggctttgctgcaatgggattccctaactgtggtggggccatagacggaacccatatccctatcttggcaccggagcaccaagccgccgagtacataaactgcaaggggtacttttcgatagtgctgcaagctctggtggatcacaagggacgtttcaccaacatcaacgtgggatggccgggaaaggtgcatgatgctcgcatcttcaggaactctggtctgtttcaaaagctgcaggaagggactttattcccagaccagaaaataactgttggggatgttgaaatgcctatatgtatccttggggacccagcctaccccttaatgccatggctcatgaagccgtacacaggcagcctggacagtagtcaggagcgattctctgctccttgaagtctttaaaccacaatttgaggacttcaatagctcagacataggtgagaggtttttcgcaggagtgggtggttgagattctgtggcctgcgttgtgcaggaggtcggactagatgatcataatggtcccttctgaccttagtatctatgaatctatgaactacaggctgagcaagtgcagaatggtggtagaatgtgcatttggacgtttaaaggcgcgctggcgcagtttactgactcgcttagacctcagcgaaaccaatattcccactgttattactgcttgctgtgtgctccacaatatctgtgagagtaagggggagacgtttatggcggggtgggaggttgaggcaaatcgcctagctgctggttacgcgcagccagacaccagggcggttagaagagcacaggagggcgcggtacgcatcagagaagctttgaaaaccagtttcatgactggccaggctacggtgtgaaagttctgtttgtttctccttgatgaaaccccccgccccttggttcactctacttccctgtaagctaaccaccctcccctcctccctttaatcattgcttgcagaggcaataaagtcattgctgcttcacagtcatgcattcgttattcattcatcacacaaacagggagatgactaccaaggtatcccaggaggggtggtggaggagggaaggaaaatgccacacagcactttaagcacagcactttaaaagtttacaactttaaaatttattgaatgacagccttcttttttttgggcaatcctctgtggtggagtggctggttggccggaggcccccccaccgcgttcttgggcgtctgggtgtggagactatggaacttggggaggagggcagttggttacagaggggcagcagtggcagtctgtgctccagctgcctttgctgcagctcaaccatacactggagcatactggtttggtcctgcagcagcctcagcattgaatcctgcctcctctcatcacgctgccgccacatttgagcttcagccctgtcttcagcccgccacttactctcttcagccctccacctctcctcccggtcattttgtgctttcctgcactctgacattatttgcctccacgcattcgtctgtgctctgtcagtgtgggaggacagcatgagctcggagaacatttcatcgcaagtgcgtttttttttctttctaagcttcactagcctctgggaaggagaagatcctgtgatcattgaaacacatgcagctggtggagaaaaacaaagggacagcggtatttaaaaagacacattttataaaacagtcgctacactctttcagggtaaaccttgctgttaacattacatacatagcacatgtgctttcgttacaaggtcgcattttgcctcctcccaccgcgtgactaccccctcaaccttctcccctccctgtggctaacagcggggaacatttctgtttagccacaggcaaacagcccagcaggaatgggctcctctgagtgtcccctgaagaaaagcactctatttcaaccaggtgaccatgaattatatctcactctcctgaggataacacagagagataaagaacggattttggttgaatgccagcaaacatacactgcaatgctttgttctacagtgattcccgagtacgtgttactggcctggagtggtaaagtgtcctaccatgaaggacgaaataattctgccctccccagaaaccttttgcaaaggctttaggactacatctaggagaaccgcaaatgccagggcaaagtaatcctttcacatgcttgcttttaaaccatgtatagcattttaaaaggtacactcaccagaggtcccttctccgcctgctgggtccaggaggaagccttgggtgggttcggggggtgctggctccaggtctagggtgagaaacagttcctggctgtcgggaaaaccggtttctccgcttgcttgctgtgagctatctacaacctcctcctcatcatcatcttcttcgtccccaaaacctacttccgtattgcctccatctccattgaaggagtcaaacaacacggctggggtagtggtggctgaaccccctaaaatggcatgcagctcatcatagaagcggcatgtttggggctctgacccagagcggctgttcgcctctctggttttctggtaggcttgcctcagctccttcagtttcacgcggcactgcttcgggtccctgttatggcctctgtccttcatgccctgggagattttcagaaaggttttggcatttcaaaaactggaacggagttctgatagcacggattcctctccccaaacagcgatcagatcccgtacctcccgttcggtccatgctggagctcttttgcaattctgggactccatcatggtcacctgtgctgatgagctctgcatggtcacctgcagcttgccacgctggccaaacaggaaatgagattcaaaagttcgcggttcttttcctgtctacctggccagtgcatctgagttgagagtgctgtccagagcggtcagaatggagcactctgggatagctcctggaggccaataccatcgaattgtgtccacagtaccccaaattcgagccggcaacgtcaatttaagcgctaatccacttgtcaggggtggagtaaggaaatcgattttaagagccctttaagtcgaaataaagggcttcattgtgtggacgggtgcaggtttaaatcgattgaacgctgctaaattcgacctaaagtcctagtgtagaccagggctaaggtgccacatgtactccttttctttttgtgaatacagactaacacgctgctcCTCTGACACCTTTTAACAGTAAGCTCAGACAACAGAATGATTTGCTAAGGAAAGTTGCTGAATTGTCATTATTGAGATACCACTTGAGATTAAAGCTAAAGAGGGAACAAACATGTGTGCTGTAGAAATTTGACCACTGTCCTGCATTGATTCAGTGGAATGGACTGCATGACTTGAGATtctttccaaccctaatatttatAATGAACTCTGGTTTTCTGCACTTACACTTGATGCACCCACATGGCTCGTGGCTACTTACATTAATCCTTTTTGGTTAGATCAACAGGCTAATTATTCAAAAGTTTAGACCTTTACACTGAAATGTGCTGACATTTATTTTCCTGAATACCTATAAATAGCACCTTCTTTTTGAGATTTATTTATGTATGCATTTAGAGTTACAGTTTCTCACTGTTATGAATACAATAAATTATTATTTACCCTGTTAACTATTTTGGTTCTGTAATGCTATAAAGTGAGCTTAATTGTGCTATAGCTCCTGTATCATCAAAAGAATTGTTGGCTAAAAGTTCCAAATACTAAATATTTACTAGCAGTGATGTTAGCAAGATCCTATTTTGTTATTCGGATCCTaggctgagtttgcagagctgggactggTAATAGatataactttttaaattgtaaacGGGTCTGAAAACCATTTAATAATAAATCTAAAGTTCTGCAGTGTTAattgtttcagaatttttttaattactgcACTTCAGGGTTTGGGTACCAAGAAATCATGGGCGTTAAAGTGTAATCAGCTTAACACTGCATGTAAAACTCACTCATGGTACTAAATCATTAGCTTGCTTGTATACCAAAATTAAATTCAATAGTGAAGATAGATTCCAAGTTCACAGAGGCTTttctgcctgctgccagaagagATGGAAGTAGTGAAAATCCTAAAAAGGTCCACATGTAGTGGACAGTGTGTAGTACTTTATAGTCAGACAGCACCTTCAGCAAAATGGATACGTACCCCAGAGAATACTGTAGCAAAGGACAGAGACCAAGACACAGGCCATGCATTTGCCCCAGCCCATGGTGATAATAGCCCTCAAGCtggtgtgtggggtttttggaATAAAGGAAAGCACAAGCTTTGGAATGTTTTTTCTGCATGAGAAATAGCTCTGATTATATGGATTGTTACGAGTAAATGCAAATATGTTATCTGTATTTTAAACTGTAGTCAATTAATAGTGGTAGGTCCATATGTTTATAGCCATTTAATCAACATTCTGAAAATGCATCTTATGAACAGCAGAAAGAAGAAATATTCCAGTTGCCCTTTAGCCATAGAGTTTGGCAGTCTCATAGTGCCTCATTCATCCTTGCTGTGGGgtctgtcaaagtcagattcaggactcatataatttgtcagaccactctgtttattagcaaagcactttgccaatgcacccagatatatgtgagccccctgcaaaagctcaatctaacttatttatacagaagccaaagccaatttaacataggagacaaaaggaagcagaaactgacaaatatacatacatatcttatttgcatgctaacgtttaccaatctctagctcagtaggagctctaagttaattagtttgaggacccattgtctcacactccttaatgtttctcttcctgacaaatatatttcaacaaactcttcaagcagcatttctttaatgaattacaatttcaatataattcattctactttcacaggtCCAACAGCTATAATGTCTTTATGTAGCTTGAACTGATGCAAAGtgaaattgaaatatttaaatgaagaataaaaccaaaatgaaaaagcaacaacaaaaatattaaaataaatccaGTACAGGTCAATATCATGGTCTGTCCCCAGTTATCCGCCACCTTTACCTACCTCATGCTACCAACAGCACAGTGTGTCAATTacttcaaagtcaatgggacttaaggtgtgcttaaatgctttcctgattCATGGCCTTAGAAATATGAAGGTAAGTGCTGTTATAAAAACCTAGACAGATAGAATAGTGATTTTTTCCTTGCTTATAATGTCCATGGATATAACATCAGACATGGCTATAATGTCAGTGTTATCACTTCCCCTTCTGATCTGCAACCTCAGTTTAGCCTATGATAACAGGGAGTATGCATGTTCACAGCATTACATGAGGAGAGTCACAGTTTTCCTTACCCTGCTTTTCTATGACATTGCTTTAACACCAAATATCATGCAGTGTGCTTTCAGTGTGAGGGTGCTGGCAAGAGAGGGTTTCTTGCAATAATCGTATCATGATACAATACAGGAGTGCAAAAACTTCTGATTTCTATTTCCTGGAGGGAGAGGCTTACATTTGCTAAAATGCCACTTTTCATACAACCCTTCTTATGACAAAGCTTTATTTTCACAGCCCAGTAAATGTCTGTGATCATGGGATTGCAGCTGTACTTTTCAGTGGAGTTTTACACCTCCATATGATATTTTCCCAAGATGATGTTTATACAACAGCTTGTTTTACTAAGGCTCATTGTCTTACTTAATCCTTTCTTAAGCATCTCATGCTCTTGTGTCATTCTCTGTAAAGCAAAACAAGACATGCTATGTAAGGTACAATGTACAAAGTATTTCCACACTGAGCCCCAGGTCCCACTGCCTGGAATACACATGTGGATTGGCTGGTGTGCACTGTTTATTCCAGCTGGGTCCCGTATGAAATTGTGCTTGTGATGACTTGGTTTTAGATGGAAGCATAGAAGGAAACAAGTATTACTCAAGCTAACACTAGCTACAGTATTTTTTGAAATGCTGATGAGTCTTGTGCATCAGACATGTGTATGCCGCCCACCAAACACGCTCTTTGCAGCACAACACGAATACTGTCTAGCAGTGATGTGCCCTTTTGATGTGcatacttttgattttttttttttatgctatgTTGGCCTTAAGGTATGTCGTGAGCTGCCAGTGGTTTATGTTAGTTCTCTTACAGGCTTCAAAGAACCTTTAGAAACTAATCTGCAGGTGCTATTGTGTTTGGTGTACTGttgagattttattttctgtatctcATTGTAATTTTGAATCATTATAGAGCACTCCAAGTGCTTTAGCACGCAGGCGTGTATTTATTTAGAGCCAGAtcttgcttccattgaaatcagtaggtaTATTTCCTCGACTTCAGCagcgcaggatcaggcccttaaatgtCATGGGTCAGATGTAaatggcatagctccattaattTCAACCAGCTGAAGGTCTGGCCATACattattagtattttattttcaaagactCTCGGAGGTACACTGAAAATGGGATTGAACCCAATATCTGTAATCTGTGTATAAAGACTGTAATGTAATTTTAGATCCTTCTGGGTAAAAGGTGCCATGTAAACATTTATATGTTTGCCATACAAACtgcaagaggctaattaattaagatgagctattatcagcaggagaaaaaaacttttgtagtgataatcaagatggcccatttagacggtttgagctgtagctcacgaaagctcatgctcaaataaattggttagtctctaaggtgccacaagtactccttttctttttaagaaggtgtgaggatacttaacatggggaaatacattcaatatgtgtaatgacccagccacccccagtctctattcaaacccaagttaatagtatctagtttgcatattaattcaagctcagcagtttctcattggaatataaagagaaggagtacttgtggcaccttagagactaacaaatttatttgagcctaagctttcgtgagctacagctcacttcatcggatgcattcagttttttccactgaatgcatccgatgaagtgagttgtagctcacgaaagcttaggctcaaataaatttgttagtctttaaggtgccacaagtcctccttttctttttgcaaatacagactaacacggctgctactctgaaacctgtcattggagtctgtttttgaagcttttctgttgcaaaattgccacccttaagtcttttactgagtggccagagaggttgaagtgttctcctacaggtttttgaatgttatgattcctgatgtcagatttgtgtccatttattcttttgcgtagagactgtccggtttggctaaTGTTAGCCGCTTAcaatttgtatggcaacttccactttttctctatgtatatatatatcttcttactatatgttcgattctatgcatccgatgaagtgggctgcagcccatgaaagcttatgctctaataaatttgttagtcttaaggtgccacaagtactcctgttctttttgcggatacagactaacacggctgctactctgaaacctgtaaacatTTATGTATGTGATATGATTAAGACTGTGAGTTTGTCTTGGAGGTCATGGATtcagtgactttccaggacctctgggacttctgcagcagccgctGCTGGACAGTCTCGGGCCATCGCACcgctctcccccagcagcagcaggagtttgggtgcgtgtgggagggggctcaaggttggtggttggggcgtgggagggggatgaggtctctgggcggcgcttaccttgggtggctccctggaagcagcaacgTGTCCTTCCCTCAGCTTCTAGCTCCACAGGCTGCCTCCAcgcgcaggcactgcccctgcaactcccattggcagcAGTtcactgccaatgggagctgcagaaccggtggttggggtgggggcaccacgcagagctaggagctgagggagggacatgtgcTTCCAGGGAGCTGCAAAGAGCTGGGTAGAGAGCCTGCCAGCACTGCCAAACCccatccccccagcaccagcaggagtccCTAGCCACCTCCCCCGAGCACCCGTGGCACCCCGAGGCCACCTCCTCTCCCCGAGCACCTGCGGTGGCCCCTGGGCCGTCCCCCCACaagatttagttaggggtatatagtacaagtcatggacagatcacaggccatgaatttttgtttactgcctgtcacctgtccaggacttttactaaaaatacccgtgactaaaacgtagccttagatATGATACATTTAATAACCTGTTACATTACTTGATAGATATTGCTTACAAGTTGTATTTTATAAAGAGCAGATCATTCTGTTTAAAGATAGTTAACAAATAGAATAAAACTGTTCTGACGATTTCAGAGGTTCTTCATTTTCTGGAAAAGAACTGTAATAGGAGGACTATATTATAATGAGTTTATAGAGGAACAAGGAACAATATGCCCAGTTCTGAATTGCCTAGTTCTGTGTCTTCAGATTTTCAGATAAAGAATAGCAATTGAATTGACAGTTCTTTGCCTTCTTACTAATTTCAGTCTCAACTCAGTACAGCATGAAAGCAAGTGTTTAACTCCATTCCTATTCAAGACAGCTCTTAAGTGCATACTTAACTTGAACTTTAagcacttaaaattaagcacatgcctaagtgctGTCTTGAATAGGGCTACTCTTATGAATCTGGGTCCATGACTATTTGTAGGATGAAGAAATGAAGTCATTTCATAGCCTCATAGACTTTACATGCAAACAGCTATATTTCCCAGATTTAGTTAAGCAGGCCTGACTCCCGTGACCCAAATTTACTGCTTAGCTAAGTGGGTGCAATTCAATGGTTTCATAAGTTACACCAGTGATGAATGTAGCTCATCAATGTATCCTAGGTTTATGATAACTAATTTTGGTGTTTTGTGGAATGTAAAAatgttgtttaattttaaataaaatgcttaTTCATGTTCTAAAACTATTGTGGTATATAATTTTTCCTCCCTACATGCACATAATACACTGATTAGAGataatttcaaaattattttattgttaCTAATAATTACATAGCAAATGCTCCACAATCAGGGATACTAAGAACCAAGTCTGCCTTCACTGTAACCATAGCAATGACTGTCCTAAAAATAAAACGGCTCTCTGCCAGATCAGATGAGATCACTTTACAGATCAAGAATCAGGTTCACAAACCGTAACAGCCACCTGGACCTGAGGATCTCACGTGATTGTAAAATAATACAATAACATGAGAGCTTGTCTCAGCCATACACGCTTAAAAATAGAATTGACAATGGTCAAAGCTGGATTCTTTGTGAAATACAAGCAGAAATCCTCTCTGTGTCTATAGACAGAGAACTATTTCTGCTAATTAAGAAAGGCGTTAATGATTCATTTATTGCTTTGCCAACATTGATTTTACAACTTTACTTCACTCAGTACTAGGgctatcaagcgattaaaaaattaatcgtgattagtcgcgtgattaaaaaaaataatcacgattaattacgctgttaaacaacaatataataccatttatgttaaatatttttggatgtttactacattttcaaatatattaatttcaattacaacacagaatacaaagtgtacagtgctcactttatatttattactaatatttgcacggtaaaaaacaaaataatggtatttttcaattcacttcatacaggtattgtagtgcactctctttatcatgaaagctgaacttacaaatgtccaattatgtacaaaaaaactgcattcaaaaataaaacaatgtaaaacttcagagcctaccaagtccactcagtcctacttcttggtcagacaatcactcagacaaacaaggttggttacaatttgcaggagatactgGTGCATTATACATTTTGCCTTATATACACGTGTTATTCCAGGAGAAGGAGGACAGAGTGGAAGAGATAGGATAGTGTTTAGTTTTAGAAACTgcaaaggaaaaatacattagCTCATATAATCTACAAAAATACACAAACTGCTGAGCAATCATACAAAACAATTAAGAAAGTGATTCAAAAGAAAACTGAGAGCATGAATAAATAATACAGTATGTCAGTCCCTTATGTGTAGATGGTCTTGTATGAACAAAATAGATGATTTGCCAATTTAACATAGATTTTTGCAGAAAGCAATTCTCTGCACTATCCATTCATATCTGTTAGCCTGCAGCCAGATCACCTCAAGCTCTGACCTTAAAAGTCCTCTCCTACTAACCCAGGTTCGGTCTCCATGCTCTTGGATAGAATATATCCAAGGAAGAAAAGTGGATATTGATTCAGTGAATGGCATATTTCCTTTTGATCCAGTGCCGTGGCATGATGCCACAAGCCCTTCTGTACTATTGGTGCTGTCTTTTAGATATTAAACTGAGATCCTAACCACTTCTGGTTAATACATATCTCATAGCATGTTTATGCAAGATAGGATATTAGCTTGGTGTCTGGCCACATTCCAGTTTGAATAATTACATTTTGCCTATCTAATttctccctgcagtttcaatAACATATTGTTCTCAACTATGTATAGTGTTCCTGTGTATtcagctgctgcatttcagtgaggaTGAAATGATTCACACTTACAGTGTTTTGTAAAATGCTTCCTGATCTCTCAGGGTGGAAGGTGTATTGTAAAAGTAAAATGTTATCAGGAGTCTATCATTCTAAACCCAGAGTTTTGAGACATTAACTCTGAGTTCtactcctggctttgccactgacttgctgtgtgcaAGTAAAGTCATTTGATATAACTTTTCTGTGTctttgtttccccatctataaaacaggaGCAATACCTACTTTACAGGAGTGTTTGAGGATTAATTACTGTTTGTACAACACTCTGAAGCTGTGAATTGCTAGATAACTGTccagtattattaattattgtaagTGCATTCATAATAAACCAACACCATCCACAGATCTGGAAGACTTTCACACC encodes:
- the LOC125644868 gene encoding uncharacterized protein LOC125644868, translating into MKDRGHNRDPKQCRVKLKELRQAYQKTREANSRSGSEPQTCRFYDELHAILGGSATTTPAVLFDSFNGDGGNTEVGFGDEEDDDEEEVVDSSQQASGETGFPDSQELFLTLDLEPAPPEPTQGFLLDPAGGEGTSAACVSMITGSSPSQRLVKLRKKKKRTCDEMFSELMLSSHTDRAQTNAWRQIMSECRKAQNDREERWRAEESKWRAEDRAEAQMWRQRDERRQDSMLRLLQDQTSMLQCMVELQQRQLEHRLPLLPLCNQLPSSPSSIVSTPRRPRTRWGGLRPTSHSTTEDCPKKRRLSFNKF